From one Malus sylvestris chromosome 1, drMalSylv7.2, whole genome shotgun sequence genomic stretch:
- the LOC126613750 gene encoding elicitor-responsive protein 3-like translates to MKGGTLEVLLVDAEDIRHTNLLGRPSYYVIIKCGNQEYRSKQSSDEDERVSWNEKFTFEFPLSNWKKLTHLKLRIMDTELFTDAGFVGETMIHLGGIVTEGKDRGFIELKPAPYNVVLEDDTYKGEIKIGFRFTANHKSKPHTRKTSAKSKKILKGHGPGRGIGYRSMDICTQNGGREVREKRGGREMPGMKGRHEEVGRNKNGEGWMMVEMGKMGEKEGRKSYEREGIGCH, encoded by the exons ATGAAAGGAGGAACCCTTGAAGTGCTTCTTGTTGATGCTGAAGACATTAGGCACACAAATCTTCTTG GTAGACCATCCTACTACGTGATCATAAAGTGTGGAAACCAAGAATACAGAAGCAAGCAATCATCAG ATGAAGATGAAAGAGTTAGCTGGAATGAAAAATTCACGTTTGAATTCCCCTTATCAAATTGGAAAAAGTTGACTCATCTCAAACTCAGAATTATGGACACTGAATTATTCACAGATGCTGGATTTGTTGGTGAAACCAT GATTCATCTTGGTGGGATAGTTACTGAGGGAAAGGACAGaggatttattgaattaaaacCAGCTCCATACAATGTGGTGCTTGAAGATGACACCTATAAGGGAGAGATAAAAATTGGATTTCGATTTACTGCAaat CACAAATCTAAACCCCACACCAGGAAAACGAGCGccaaatcaaagaaaatctTGAAAGGGCATGGCCCTGGTCGGGGTATAGGGTATAGATCCATGGATATTTGCACCCAAAATGGTGGGAGAGAAGtaagggagaagagaggaggaaGGGAAATGCCAGGAATGAAGGGTCGGCATGAGGAGGTGGGAAGAAACAAGAATGGCGAGGGGTGGATGATGGTTGAGATGGGGAAGATGGGGGAAAAGGAAGGGAGGAAGAGCTATGAAAGGGAGGGGATAGGCTGCCACTAG
- the LOC126597784 gene encoding rop guanine nucleotide exchange factor 2-like — protein sequence MDNSPSYDEHYDLGYQPSPSSVDQTDHSLAETSTSGDSFMYRRTNSETSAYSESVDDSSYSGEASPWFYPNVKSNPLSLTRLGLKQYNKNASDDKLEDHKAVDSELEMMKERFAKLLLGEDMSGSGKGVCTAVTISNSITNLYATVFGQNLRLEPLNPEKKAMWKREMNCLLSVCDYMVELIPISQNLQEGAQVELMESRPRSDLYINLPALQKLDAMLIEVLDSFQDTEFWYAEKGSMSSNSTRTGSFRRVVVQRNEEKWWLPIPCVPPGGLSEKARKHLKHKRDSCNQIHKAAMAINSSILAEMEIPDSYMSTLPKSGKACLGDSIYHYMCTTDKFSPDQLLDCLDIATELEALNLADRVEASMYTWRRKACMSNSKSSWIMVKDLMSETDRNDKNYVLAERAECLLFCLKQRYPELSQTSLDTCKIQCNRDVGQAVLESYSRVLESLAFNIVAWIEDVICVDRSARNQDK from the exons ATGGACAATTCACCAAGTTATGATGAACACTATGATCTTGGTTACCAGCCTTCACCTTCTTCTGTGGATCAAACTGATCATTCGCTCGCGGAAACTTCAACAAGTGGCGATTCTTTCATGTACCGCCGGACAAATTCAGAGACCTCGGCTTACTCCGAGTCTGTGGATGACAGCAGTTACTCTGGTGAAGCTTCTCCTTGGTTCTACCCAAATGTAAAATCCAATCCGCTGTCTCTTACCAGACTTGGATTGAAGCAGTACAATAAGAATGCTTCCGATGATAAGCTTGAAGATCACAAAGCTGTTGATTCAG AGCTTGAGATGATGAAAGAAAGATTTGCAAAACTCTTGTTGGGTGAAGACATGTCAGGAAGTGGGAAAGGTGTATGCACTGCGGTCACGATCTCAAATTCGATAACCAACCTTTATG CCACGGTGTTTGGACAAAACTTGAGGCTAGAGCCATTGAATCCTGAGAAGAAAGCAATGTGGAAGAGGGAGATGAACTGTCTTTTATCAGTCTGTGATTACATGGTAGAACTCATCCCCATATCACAAAACTTACAAGAGGGGGCACAAGTGGAG TTGATGGAAAGCAGGCCAAGATCGGATCTTTATATCAATCTTCCAGCTTTGCAAAAGCTTGATGCAATGCTCATT GAAGTACTTGATAGTTTCCAGGATACAGAATTCTGGTATGCAGAAAAAGGGAGCATGTCTTCAAATTCAACGCGAACAGGATCTTTTCGTAGGGTGGTTGTTCAGCGGAATGAGGAGAAATGGTGGTTGCCTATTCCATGCGTTCCTCCGGGAGGCCTGTCTGAGAAGGCAAGGAAGCATTTGAAACACAAACGCGACAGTTGTAATCAAATTCATAAAGCAGCCATGGCAATCAACAGCAGCATTCTTGCCGAGATGGAAATCCCAGACTCATACATGTCAACTCTTCCGAAG AGCGGAAAAGCTTGTCTGGGAGACTCCATATACCACTACATGTGCACGACGGACAAGTTCTCCCCAGACCAACTTCTGGACTGCCTCGACATAGCAACTGAACTGGAAGCACTTAATCTTGCAGACAGGGTCGAAGCCTCGATGTACACGTGGAGGCGTAAAGCGTGCATGAGCAACTCAAAATCTTCCTGGATCATGGTGAAAGATCTGATGTCAGAAACAGACCGGAATGACAAGAATTATGTTTTGGCAGAGAGAGCCGAGTGCTTGCTGTTCTGTTTGAAGCAGAGATATCCTGAGCTCTCTCAGACATCCTTGGACACATGCAAGATCCAATGCAATAGG GATGTGGGGCAGGCAGTGCTAGAGAGCTACTCAAGAGTGTTGGAGAGTTTGGCATTCAACATTGTTGCCTGGATTGAAGATGTAATTTGTGTTGACAGATCCGCGAGAAACCAAGACAAATAG